Genomic segment of Populus nigra chromosome 6, ddPopNigr1.1, whole genome shotgun sequence:
CGTCTAGCCATCGAGATCACGTGCAGGTATTCGAGAAAATACAATTTCTACTCCAAACCCGTGCCTGGCATTCTCAAGGATTCAAGATCCGATCATGAACTCCGCCACGTGTCTTTGATTAATCTCTGTGATACAAGACCGAGATAAATTATTGCGTCTTAGTTCATACTACTTACATGCCCCACGCGGTGCCGcgagtcaattattttttatattttaaaaatgattaagatttaaaagtgttagcttttttacaaagttataccTAAGAGTCTCAGGTTTGGTTGCAACgtctgacccaagagtaatatttataatattaatagtaacattaaacttgggttaatctTGAGTATAAAAGTGTCTGGaatgcaataccagacccaatagcattggacgtGGATCTGGCTGCAAGATCGTtttataaaagtgtgataattaaatagattagttaaaaaaaaccaacaggaagaaaaaaactaatgaaaaaaataaaaaaaattaattaattaggttaacccttcaaatcaggttaactcgtcataccttgaattcgcatcgtgaaagtttgataattaaaaagaaaaaacaaattaatgggttaacccagaattaactgggctaattcgtcaaaccaggttaacttgtcaaacccataatccgtgtaatgaaagtttaataactaaatagaaaaaaatttaacattaacaatttaaaataaacgaaaaaaaaataattaaaaagaaaaaaaaaagcatcagccttttcactgtagactgcactgtgcagttcacagtcaaaggcataaaaaaaactaaaggcatcagctgagaattacttagaaaaaaatttaatattaataaactaaattaattaaataaaattaattcaaataaaaaaaaactaaatagaaagaaatttaacattaacaaactaaactaaacgaaaaaaataattaaaaagaaaaataaaataaaattcaggttaactcgtcaaaccaagttagCCCGTTAAACCCGAGATCCGTGTCATAAATGTTTGGTAacgaaataaaaaaagtgaatattaacaaactgaactaaacaaaaaaaaaattaaaaagaaaaaaaatccgggttaacttgtcaaatcatgttaacctgttaaaccaaatatttgtgtcatgaaagtctgataactaaatacaaaaaaataacattaacaaactaaattaaacaaaaatatttatgaaaataaaaaaaaaaattgacgggtcaacccagaattaactgggttcacccgtgaaaccaggttaagccatgaaactcgggatatgtgtcatcaaagtctaataactaaataaaaaaatttttaatattaacaaactaaactaaactaaaataattaattaaaaaaaaaacaaagaaagaagcaaaaaaaatcccaaaaatcataaaaaaaaaaactaaaaaaaattagataacttttttttaaaaaaaaatctaagaaaggaatcagtgttttactgtggactgcactgtgcagtccaggataaactaattctttatatatatatatatatatatataattgatattcAATCCGATGGTCTCCTCGGATGCATTCAGgataaaaaagattattcattgacgagaataaaaataaatataataaatcaacAAAAGTATTACCTTCAATCTAAGGGGTTAGAGAGATATTGTAGCGATgtctgttgtttttttaatttgatccttgagcactgtttttttttttcggttgaGCCTTTACATGCCCAAATTCATGGTTAATTTGTCAAAAGTTGCTAAGAAAgagacaaaattaaaacaaagggGGCCGGTAAAAGGAGGAGGAAATGGATGGTGGTCTCAAAAATGGGATCCAAAGTAGATTctggtccttttctttttaaataataactcTTCGATCCCtcgggttttaattttttaattatgatacaaaactttttttttattttctatcccTGGGACGaatgaagagagaaagagtTTAAGTTGACACAAATTAtgacaatggaaaaaaaattaatttgtgtgttaatgatttttatttgataataaaagttccacttgaaattatttatcatttccATCACCTGATGATATATATGAGAGGTAAGAgcctaaaagtttttttttttcatgtcaatttatagttttttgagttttttgagGTCGCGGATGAGTTTGTAAAGAAATGCAAGTgttttttctaaatgttttgggtaaaaaattagtataaaattgagtttttagaaggaaaaaacctGGACCCCAATTTACAATGACCATCCATTCACTTGAAACTAGATCATTAGATAACATATCACCTActtgttatttatgtttttcaaaaaaataaagttgctcgctccttgcaaaagaaaaataattataaactaatCCAAACATGTTAACCCACCTAGGCCTCTTTTTTTgtacattgttttcttttatccttttagttttttttttcttctagcttcatctttcaatgttagttttttattggattgtactttattggttttttttttcaattttaacaaaattcttATGATTTCttgatataatataatatgatttaattttacttagtttaccaaaaaaatttcaacattttatttgataCTAGGAGACATTTTTTCCATGTAGCCCagcttatttttttccttaattgtATTTAATCGCTTTTCtacaatgtctttttttttattgtttttttaaataaaacattgttttttatgaaatattaacgAGTTTATGACTTGTAttttgagattaaatatttatattcatatCTAGTTTTTTACTTTATAGTTTAGTCAATGGTTAAAtatcatttagttttatttggaTGTAGCAtgaaatggtatttttttttaatatacatgatctttcataatatttttaatgattttcatgtGTATCCAGCCTACTACTTCTATTATAGTTcgattataataaataaagttacGATATTCAACCGGGTACATGGCAAACGATGGGAGTATAATAATTAAGCTGGTCAATGTGATTCGAGGAACATAAAGAGCAGACATTGCAAGTAAAGCAATTCCATCAACAACTAAGATAATGCGCGACTTAAAGTTTACAGGGAGGCTAACGGAGTATTGTAAAATCacagtgataataataaaaaaaaatcaaagacatgCATGGCAAAAATCTCttctatgtatatatatattaaaaaatatgcaaaCTCCATTTTATGTCTAAAAATCCAtcaattgaaatttgaaaaataccgtcgagttaattaaaaacttacaaAAATAGAGAATACTATATATTGAATTTGGATCAGttttgttttgagtttatttttcaaaattctctctatttattttttaattgaagtatttttattattattatctccaAAACTCCATCAATTGAAACATGGAAAAGATAGTCATTGATGTGATCTTGGGCATAAAAGTAGGTTTTTTTGCTAAATTTTCCAAATCTTTAACGTTCTCTCGAATTTCATGATCATATCTAAtaagatttattataatttatccaaAATTTATGAAGTGAAATGATTAGGAAGGGgttgattgaagaaaaaaaagggtcgAATTCTAGTATTCGGGTCCGAGTTTCCCAGATTAATTTGCAGACTGATCATTGAAATTGTACTTTCTCCCATGATCCGACATTTTCAAATGATAAAAGCACGAAGCAATCGCAGGCCAAATCCAATTGACATAGATAGATCCAAAAGAGCATTTTTAGCCAACACCAGTATTTCCCAAACCTCtccaaaacaaattagaaaaggaagaaacaatGTTGGACGTACTACTTTCATTATATGTCTTGTAAGAACATGGGGACCGTATCAAATAACATGATGAAGCACCATTTAAAATGCTAACCTCGTCATGATTGATTCGCTTTAAGATTGTTTAGGaggaaaaataagatttattttatattttttcctgtCTGgcgaaggagaaaagaaaaaaagagaccaTAATTTCCCGAAATGTTAATTAAAGCGGCATGCTTTTCCCTGAAATTTAAAGTTCTCCCATCCATCCAAGAAAAAGAATCATGCAACGTGAAAGCTAGAACAGAATATGTTCATCCTAATATATTATGTTCCATTGTCTCGTTAATGATCTTCGAATATGTGAAGACAATCTAAACAGGTAAATCAAATCTTTCTAACGTATTCTGCCAATCCTTTCATGGGGGGAAATGGCCATGGCATCGGCaaccatttttatatatatatttatatatattgatccAATTCTTCCCCGGCAGAGAATATATAAATTCCGtacaggaaagaaaaaaaaacgaggctgagtttttgttcttgattcGACAGATTGCGCTCCACACTTCCTTGGCAACTTGAAAGTGATTCTTGGGCGGCAGAAGCAGTTATGGCAGATTGAAGAATCTGCCTAATCTTTCTGTCAAAGCTTTACACTTGCTTGCCTATGGGCCGTGGCGAAAGTCCTGCATGCATAATTATTGCTGAGCTGAGATTGCTAGATCACCGTTATTCTCTAGAATTAGAGAGAATAGACTCGCTACGAGACCAGGTGATCAAAATCTATCGACTACTGCAGCTTTGGTTGACACATGCATGACAAAAGCAAGTAGAAGACTTGGCTTCTTCTTCGAGAATCGAGAGAGACATAAAAGGAACAGAACTTGTGTAATTTACATCTCCAGCTTTTATCTCTGTTTGACTGCTTTTTACATGATAACGATGCATTAGCTAAAGTTTCTAcagcctaaaaaaaattaattaaattaaaatcaacatagCACCTTTTAATTAGTTTCTGCCCCtatatatcttaaataaaaactatttgtgtttaattttcgTGCACAACTCTGTATGGTGCACCTTcgcaaaacttaaaaataaataaatttaatccgctcttgaatttaagatttattttgagAATATCTCTATTTTAtacctaaaaaataactattctatagtcattattaattattttattttgaagagtATCATAATAATTGTGCTTTGATATCTCACTACTAAAATCCTAGTTATACTTGgtagataatatttatatagtcttttttattaagagtagaataatactttcaatttaacttatatatactttattttatttgtatttagattaAAACTAAAcacttatataatatatattatttaaaattttattttattttttatgtttgattttaattattttaataattgaaaGTGGTAATCTTTTTCTTGGACCATGACCTAAAATCGACAACATGCAAAAAGAAATCCATTTATGTTCCAAGCCAATACctcgaaaataaaaaattaaggaaaaagaatgAGGAAAATTTTCGACAAAACAGATATTCCTATGAAAGATTTGACCGGGAGAGCGAAAGGCCCACCCACCCAAAAGGTCTTCAGCTTGAGTGGCACTTTGGCAATATAAAAGAACGTCAAGGCCATTTAAAACATGCAAGTCCCTGTACCCGGCAAAATTCCATTCGAAAATTGGAAAGCAAAAAGGAAAAATCTCTCCAGCTACATCCAACCCATCCATacactaacaaaaataaaaacacctatcttatctcttcttttctttcaattctaaattactgtttgttttttattttaaaaatatttaaaatatttttatttttttattttaaattaatatttttaaattattttgatttgttgatatggaaattaatttttaaaaaataaaaaaaatattactttaatatattttcaaataaaaaacaattaaaaaaccatttttttttttaaaagaactctTAGCCGTTCACCAGCACCGTTACTTTGAAATTCTCCGCCTCAGCAGATTCCCTCTCTTCTAttaaatctttcttttctttaatcgCCTTTTTCTCTTCCTTCCTTTCTCAAGCGAAgaatctctttctctcttcgaTCACTTCCCTTCCCTTTCTCTTCGTcagattctttatttttctctttcgtGTACTTTTTAATTAGCGATGCCTATTGTCTTGCCTTGTTCATTCTgcctctcttctcttcttttcgtTTCTCATCATATCTTCTTGCGTTTCATTCTCTCCCTTTCTAGTTTCTACATCGCCTTGCTTCTCTTTCAATCTCATGCCTCCTCCTAATTCAGGTGTCCACCATATTTCTAATCCTTGCATTTATGGTATGTTTTGTCATCCATACTCATTACTGTTTTAATCCCATATTTATCATTATCCTTTTCGTGTTTTCATCGCCTCCAACTTGTTTGATATCAGGCTTCATGTTTGTTTCTGTATTTGGCTTCCTTTTTAAAGTAATTCTGCTGTTAttgtcattctttttttttctttttgatatttgtccctttttgttttgttttgtttactgcTGTTTTGTGTTTGTGTGGGGTGGGTGGGGGGTTTATTCTGGGATTTTTATGTTAAGCAGGAGACTTTGTTTCTTCGTACGCAGAGAGAAAGTCTCGGTTTATGAAGTGGCTGGGTAAGCTTTTTAAAAGTGGGTCTAATCGTGGAGGTGCTCGTGGTGGAATTGGCGGCCGCGCACATCCACAGCTTTTAGGGGAAGAAAACGTAGTTTGGAGTGCACCAGCAAGATCTGTGGTAACTTTCTAAACGTCCTTTTTTGGTCAGCTTGCCAGTGCATATAGCAGTTAATTCAAATTCCTTTCCAACTTGCTCCATGATGGAACAAGTGGTTCAAATTCCTGTCCAACTTGTAAATTGACTGGAAAAAGCCTGCTTCTAACattgctttcaattttttattttgttacatAGGAGAGGTTCGAACTCGAAACtctttggggggggggggggggtggtaaTAATATCAGTTAAGCTATAGCTCATTGGCACATTGATTTCAAATTGATAATAGATATATCCCActaatttcaataatttctttATGTGCCacgcccttttttttttctgggccCTTTCTGACGGGTTAGGCCAATCACTTTTTACTCttcctttcctctttttttaaagGGCATGCTATCGTTGGATTACCAAACTCATTCTTTTGGGAAAATGTTATATTTACTATGTTGCCACAGATTCCCTTTCCACACATAGTACTTGTCATCAAAAGCTTGCTTTATGTGCAATCCACTAGCCTTGTGCAAATGTTTACATTACAATATTGGTTAAGACAATCAGGATGAAGCAATATTACAAGTGGAGTTTTCTGGTCTATATGCTGAAATCCTGGAAAATAATCATGACATTTCTAGACCAACGAAAGGCAATTGTATTCtcatttggttttaaaaaacctGTCTCATCACTTAATTTTCATATTCGGTAGTAAATAGAAGTTAGATCCTGTCATTTTTGACAAGTGTAGCGTATAATTGAGTTTAGCTGATACTCTCTGACATTGCTCTGAAACATTTCAACCTGCAAGTTTCTTTCAGGTAATAATGCTGGTTGTAATGTGTTCTTTGACTAGAAAACAGATTGATCATACATATATTAATAGTCTAGAACATACATGGTTTACTTCTATCCCACTCGTTAATTCAACTGTCTTGCTCTGGTGCTAGTAGAGCACCTGGATACGGGTTTAAATCCTACTGTATGGGCACAGATGAAATATGGAAAGGAAGAATTCCCCTTCATGCACTTCACACAATTCTACATGTTGGTTGCTCAGAGGGGAGAAGACAGATTTTTCAATTAGCTTCTATATTGTTATCAGGATGATCGTTCTAGAACTGGGAAGGAGCGGGGGGATGCCATTGCACTTGCTATGGCTGAAGATTGGAAGCAACCAAGTGGTGCGGTTTTGCTCCCTTcacattcatatattttttaacacacaCAAACATATGCACATGCTTCTCTGTGTATATACTATTCTGGGAGTTCTATAAACATTCAATATCTGTTTTCCAGGATGTAATCGGGGAACAAATGATCAAGATCTAGCAAGATCGCTTCAGGATACCCTTAATTCATCTTCATTTCCTTCATATGGCACTCCACAATATTGTCACAGGAATTTGAggtaaaacttttaatttttgtcataACTAATTCGTGACTCAGCTcaacaaatacatttttattggCATGCATGCCAAACTCTAGGTATTTTGTAGTTGGCTTGTAGCATGGTTGATGAAATGGGAGGGTAGTTATCCAAGTCTAGCACCATTCATGAATTATCCTCGATGAACTAAGAAAGAACATTTGAGGCTTACAAACACATATGATCCTTATGCGTTTATACATGTCTCTCATCCTGAAAAGTGGATTTCTTTGTCCATTAAGGATAATCTAACAACATTGTACGATAGAAATTCAAATGTGGAAATTTGGCAGGACTGTGACAGCTTTTTTTGGAAATTAACACACATGGTTCATTATAAAGGTCACAAAACATTTGACTTCTCTCTGCACTTGCAGAGAAGCTAACGATTTAACTTCTTGATAACTATAGTGATGCAGCATTATTGTAAATCATCGTACTTTTTTGCTCAAAGTATGATATAAATGATATGGGTCTATGTGCAGTGCTTGTAGCCTACTTTTTGCAggctcttttaaatattttctgcAGAAATCTTTCATTCAATCTAAGAGAAAAGAAATCACTGTTAACAAGAAACTGAAGAAACAAGATGTCAACTcccatttttaaatttatgagtATTCCACCCTCGAGCTGTATTGGTCATGCATGGTATGCCTTGACTTGAAGGTTATGTAGCGGCTGCCAACGTGACATTGGCTATGACAATTATTTGGGATGCATGGGAAAATTTTTTCATCCAGAGTGCTTTTGCTGTCGTTCTTGTGGTTACCCAATCACTGAGACCGAGGTAATAATACTTCTCAGGCTCACGAGTATCTTGCTATCttctttaaaagaaacaaatttaatgaaatttttcatGGTCCACTATTTCTGTGGATGAATTGAGTCAGATGTCAAAATTGCATACAATGTAAGAAATTCACATAATGATAAGAAATGTTTCATCtagtttttaacttattttttctgTTGATCCAAGTTTTCTTTGTCAGGGAAGGATCCATATCACAAGTCTTGTTTCAAAGAGATGACTCATCCCAAATGTGAAGTCTGCCACCAATTtgtaagaaaattaactttcatTCAATTAAGATAATATGCTAGTTTTCTGATTCGTGTCGATCACTTTCTTCGAGTTTTTAGTTTGTAACTTATTATGGGCATAATCTAGAACATTTTCTTTGTATGTTCACAGATCCCTACAAACGCAGCTGGTTTGATTGAGTATAGGTGCCATCCATTTTGGTCCCAAAAGTATTGTCCATCACATGAGCATGACAACACAGCTCGATGCTGCAGTTGTGAACGTCTGGAGGTATGTATGTAAATTTGTAAAACAAATTATCCATTagaattttctattttgttgATGCAGTAGTTGGCTGtccattatatatttatttctctcTTAACAATCTTGGAGAAGGGAATGTGCTCAATactgaaatcatttttttttgcttatggTAGTTgttggttttcttcttcttgttttttttttgtctgtccACCCATAGTCTAGGGATGCTAGATACTATTCTTTGGAAGATGGCCGCAGATTGTGTTTAGAATGCATGGAATCGGCTATCATGGATACTGGTGATTGCCAACCCCTTTACCACGCCATCAGGGACTATTATGAAGGAATGCATATGAAACTGGACCAGCAAATTCCCATGCTTCTAGTTCAAAGACAGGCACTCAATGAAGCCATTTTTGGAGAGAAGAATGTAATGTATTATCTCTCACATACTTTTAAAATCTATTGATTGGTGAAATTGCTTTTATTTAGACATGATTCTTTCCAGGGCTACCACCATATGCCCGAGACAAGGGGTCTATGTCTCTCAGAAGAGCAGACTGTCGCTAGTGTATGATACTGGATAACTCTagtatttggttttatttcaacaattgTGTTGGGTTTATTAGTGAGGAACAAAATGTTTAACATGACGCTTGCCATGACTTTTCTCTCTGATTTCAACCAGATTCAAAAGAGACCAAGAATTGGAGGCCACCGACTGGTAGGAATGAGAACCGAACCCCGAAAGCTGACTCGGAAATGTGAAGTTACAGCTATTCTTGTTCTTTATGGTCTTCCAAGGTAATACTCAGAGGCAATTTTTAGTTCTTCGCTCTGCAGTTAGTTTTCTCGTTAGTGGTTTTGGTCATGTTTTAAGACTTGACAAAACCTTCAACAATGGATCAAACAATCCTCgttgttaaaataaaaggatatgtAGACCGTGTATCATGTACCATCATTTAAGTGGAAGTAAAATGAGTGTATATTCCAATTTCTCTGTAAAATTTCTTTGCTGGTCGGGGAGGTTGCATATCTAAGAAAATTTTCAACCACAACACaagcatatatatacatatacatacatatttcTTTGGGGAGGATGTGAAAGACTTCCTGTATTACTAACAGTTTGTTAACATCATCTGATAAGAACATGCATAACTCGATCAAGCTTTTCTTTGATAGCAAAATCAACCATTTCCATGCTGaacttttccttttgatttatcATTTCTTTGTCCTCTGTTGGAAATTTGCAAGTTTTACCATACCTTGTAAACTTCTTGTTTTCTGATAGCTTGTTGGATGCAGACTGCTAACGGGTGCTATTCTTGCTCACGAGTTGATGCATGGGTGGTTACGCCTCAAAGGTATATTATAGAAAGCTGTCGGCTTGAATTTTGCTCGAAAAggctttttgtaaattttgctGCCGCActcttcatttctcttttcATAATGTAGGATACCGCAATCTTAATCCTGAGGTAGAGGAAGGAATCTGTCAAGTGCTCTCATACATGTGGCTCGAATCAGAATTGCCCGGATCTAAAGACATGCCATCCACATCCACATCCACATCCACATCAGCagcttcctcttcctcttcctcatcCTCTTCCTCATCCTCTTCGAAGAAGGGCGGGAAGTCCCAAGTAGAAAAAAAACTGGGTGATTTTTTCATGCATCAAATCGCCCATGATGCCACTCCAGCTTATGGGGAAGGATTCAGGTCCGCTAATGCTGCTGTCAGCAAGTATGGTTTACGTCGCACCCTGGACCACATACGCCTTACTGGCAATTTCCCATTATAATTCTAAAGCTCACGtatgcttcttttcttttccttagtCCCCTATGATCACACTGTTTTGCTGCTCCTCAAGTAGGATTGAGCTCATAACAGAAGATTGGACAGCTCCCCCTTAATTTTCACGGGGTCCAGGGACGTTGCGTGTCccacaaaaaatatattccgAGTTCAATAAATAATCGTATCCTATTCTTATCATTCAAGTCTTCTGGTTCAGCTTTTAGATTCTCATGACCACTGCATCAATAGAATCGTTCTTTCGatgtaaatattaataaaagatttaatgCATGACAGTATTATATTcaatttactattaaaaaaaattcaaaaccaagaaagAAAACGAACATTAGAATTGCAAGTTTACTCAATCTCAAAGAAAATTACaacatcattatttttcttttaggaaATTAAAGTTCGCTACATTGATTAAATCAGCAATCACCCTTTGAGCAGAAGTCAGAATGCttgatttaaattgttttcaaaatcATGTAGACGTGTCGTGAGTATTTGAAGAAAAGAGATgcattataagaaaattaacgAAAATAGTATTTTACacacaaaaacatatttattatatatgtttCATGCGAAGCAAGATTATCTCATTCAAAACTTACTCAACAACGAAAACGATAGCTGTTATTTGTTTCTTCACTTACAGAGGAGGatgtatataaaaattaaaaatcttgaaGGATCGgttgaaatatttataaaatatatgggTCTACAGAAACTCTGCAACAATTTTGATGGGTCTAAAGTAGAATGCCCAGAGTTTACCAGGTTGTAGTTAACTTGGTACCATGGAAAGGGATGCATTGATGGTTCATTCCCCATGTACTCTGTATTTCTGATGGGAAGACTGGAGGATGCTGTCTTTCCCCACCATTTTCTGTGCTAAGCACCTAATTTGGTTAGCTGTTGTGCTTGAGATTAGTGATGGGGCTCATCATTAAAAGTGAAAAAGCAacaataaaagcataaaaataatGCTTTTGATGCGTCTATGTTTTGTGCTGTCGAGAGTTGTAACGCAACCGTCCTCAGGTGGTAAAATCCTGTTGAGGGGGCATTGCTTATGAGAGAGTGGGCaggtgaaaatgaaaatgacagAAATATGTTAGCTGTTTGGCGCAGTGCAATCCAATAGCATTACATGAAAACTGGCATGATGGTTACAATGACTGACAAAAATGCCTGAACACAACATTGGGTAAACATATATAGCAACTATCAGCTAAAACTGTCTGATTTGACCAATACTCTCGTTGCAAAATACAACCTGCAGTTAGACAGG
This window contains:
- the LOC133696311 gene encoding protein DA1-related 2 isoform X1 — protein: MPPPNSGVHHISNPCIYGDFVSSYAERKSRFMKWLGKLFKSGSNRGGARGGIGGRAHPQLLGEENVVWSAPARSVDDRSRTGKERGDAIALAMAEDWKQPSGCNRGTNDQDLARSLQDTLNSSSFPSYGTPQYCHRNLRLCSGCQRDIGYDNYLGCMGKFFHPECFCCRSCGYPITETEFSLSGKDPYHKSCFKEMTHPKCEVCHQFIPTNAAGLIEYRCHPFWSQKYCPSHEHDNTARCCSCERLESRDARYYSLEDGRRLCLECMESAIMDTGDCQPLYHAIRDYYEGMHMKLDQQIPMLLVQRQALNEAIFGEKNGYHHMPETRGLCLSEEQTVASIQKRPRIGGHRLVGMRTEPRKLTRKCEVTAILVLYGLPRLLTGAILAHELMHGWLRLKGYRNLNPEVEEGICQVLSYMWLESELPGSKDMPSTSTSTSTSAASSSSSSSSSSSSSKKGGKSQVEKKLGDFFMHQIAHDATPAYGEGFRSANAAVSKYGLRRTLDHIRLTGNFPL
- the LOC133696311 gene encoding protein DA1-related 2 isoform X2 — its product is MPPPNSGVHHISNPCIYERKSRFMKWLGKLFKSGSNRGGARGGIGGRAHPQLLGEENVVWSAPARSVDDRSRTGKERGDAIALAMAEDWKQPSGCNRGTNDQDLARSLQDTLNSSSFPSYGTPQYCHRNLRLCSGCQRDIGYDNYLGCMGKFFHPECFCCRSCGYPITETEFSLSGKDPYHKSCFKEMTHPKCEVCHQFIPTNAAGLIEYRCHPFWSQKYCPSHEHDNTARCCSCERLESRDARYYSLEDGRRLCLECMESAIMDTGDCQPLYHAIRDYYEGMHMKLDQQIPMLLVQRQALNEAIFGEKNGYHHMPETRGLCLSEEQTVASIQKRPRIGGHRLVGMRTEPRKLTRKCEVTAILVLYGLPRLLTGAILAHELMHGWLRLKGYRNLNPEVEEGICQVLSYMWLESELPGSKDMPSTSTSTSTSAASSSSSSSSSSSSSKKGGKSQVEKKLGDFFMHQIAHDATPAYGEGFRSANAAVSKYGLRRTLDHIRLTGNFPL
- the LOC133696311 gene encoding protein DA1-related 2 isoform X3 — its product is MPPPNSGDFVSSYAERKSRFMKWLGKLFKSGSNRGGARGGIGGRAHPQLLGEENVVWSAPARSVDDRSRTGKERGDAIALAMAEDWKQPSGCNRGTNDQDLARSLQDTLNSSSFPSYGTPQYCHRNLRLCSGCQRDIGYDNYLGCMGKFFHPECFCCRSCGYPITETEFSLSGKDPYHKSCFKEMTHPKCEVCHQFIPTNAAGLIEYRCHPFWSQKYCPSHEHDNTARCCSCERLESRDARYYSLEDGRRLCLECMESAIMDTGDCQPLYHAIRDYYEGMHMKLDQQIPMLLVQRQALNEAIFGEKNGYHHMPETRGLCLSEEQTVASIQKRPRIGGHRLVGMRTEPRKLTRKCEVTAILVLYGLPRLLTGAILAHELMHGWLRLKGYRNLNPEVEEGICQVLSYMWLESELPGSKDMPSTSTSTSTSAASSSSSSSSSSSSSKKGGKSQVEKKLGDFFMHQIAHDATPAYGEGFRSANAAVSKYGLRRTLDHIRLTGNFPL
- the LOC133696311 gene encoding protein DA1-related 2 isoform X4; this encodes MPPPNSERKSRFMKWLGKLFKSGSNRGGARGGIGGRAHPQLLGEENVVWSAPARSVDDRSRTGKERGDAIALAMAEDWKQPSGCNRGTNDQDLARSLQDTLNSSSFPSYGTPQYCHRNLRLCSGCQRDIGYDNYLGCMGKFFHPECFCCRSCGYPITETEFSLSGKDPYHKSCFKEMTHPKCEVCHQFIPTNAAGLIEYRCHPFWSQKYCPSHEHDNTARCCSCERLESRDARYYSLEDGRRLCLECMESAIMDTGDCQPLYHAIRDYYEGMHMKLDQQIPMLLVQRQALNEAIFGEKNGYHHMPETRGLCLSEEQTVASIQKRPRIGGHRLVGMRTEPRKLTRKCEVTAILVLYGLPRLLTGAILAHELMHGWLRLKGYRNLNPEVEEGICQVLSYMWLESELPGSKDMPSTSTSTSTSAASSSSSSSSSSSSSKKGGKSQVEKKLGDFFMHQIAHDATPAYGEGFRSANAAVSKYGLRRTLDHIRLTGNFPL
- the LOC133696311 gene encoding protein DA1-related 2 isoform X5, yielding MPPPNSGVHHISNPCIYGDFVSSYAERKSRFMKWLGKLFKSGSNRGGARGGIGGRAHPQLLGEENVVWSAPARSVDDRSRTGKERGDAIALAMAEDWKQPSGCNRGTNDQDLARSLQDTLNSSSFPSYGTPQYCHRNLRLCSGCQRDIGYDNYLGCMGKFFHPECFCCRSCGYPITETEFSLSGKDPYHKSCFKEMTHPKCEVCHQFIPTNAAGLIEYRCHPFWSQKYCPSHEHDNTARCCSCERLESRDARYYSLEDGRRLCLECMESAIMDTGDCQPLYHAIRDYYEGMHMKLDQQIPMLLVQRQALNEAIFGEKNIQKRPRIGGHRLVGMRTEPRKLTRKCEVTAILVLYGLPRLLTGAILAHELMHGWLRLKGYRNLNPEVEEGICQVLSYMWLESELPGSKDMPSTSTSTSTSAASSSSSSSSSSSSSKKGGKSQVEKKLGDFFMHQIAHDATPAYGEGFRSANAAVSKYGLRRTLDHIRLTGNFPL
- the LOC133696311 gene encoding protein DA1-related 2 isoform X6 — its product is MKWLGKLFKSGSNRGGARGGIGGRAHPQLLGEENVVWSAPARSVDDRSRTGKERGDAIALAMAEDWKQPSGCNRGTNDQDLARSLQDTLNSSSFPSYGTPQYCHRNLRLCSGCQRDIGYDNYLGCMGKFFHPECFCCRSCGYPITETEFSLSGKDPYHKSCFKEMTHPKCEVCHQFIPTNAAGLIEYRCHPFWSQKYCPSHEHDNTARCCSCERLESRDARYYSLEDGRRLCLECMESAIMDTGDCQPLYHAIRDYYEGMHMKLDQQIPMLLVQRQALNEAIFGEKNGYHHMPETRGLCLSEEQTVASIQKRPRIGGHRLVGMRTEPRKLTRKCEVTAILVLYGLPRLLTGAILAHELMHGWLRLKGYRNLNPEVEEGICQVLSYMWLESELPGSKDMPSTSTSTSTSAASSSSSSSSSSSSSKKGGKSQVEKKLGDFFMHQIAHDATPAYGEGFRSANAAVSKYGLRRTLDHIRLTGNFPL